A window of Streptomyces armeniacus contains these coding sequences:
- a CDS encoding ATP-binding protein, whose amino-acid sequence MQLAIATGVTALATGLFLAPLSAEFDNRATQRALAIAQSTAVQPGLADLLDSGTGPDPDGPVQQRAQRVRNASGASYVVVLDTRGIRWSHPTAARIGQRVSTDPGPALAGREVRHIDVGTLGRSARGKVPLRDEHGRVVGAVSVGIGYDSVHDKLLAAVPELLAYAGGALGVGALAALVVSRRLQKQTHDLAFSDISALLSEREAMLHGIREGVVALDRKERIRLINDEAQRLLELRPEDTGRPLEDALGPGRTTEVLAGRVTGADLLTVRGSRVLVANRMPTDDGGAVATLRDRTELELLGRELDSSHGLIDALRAQDHEHANRLHVLLGLLELGLYEDAVDYVSDAVGVHRATAEQITGRVRDPLLAALLVGKATVAAERGVALTVAPGTLLPDRLVDPRELVTMVGNLVDNALDAAAGSQDARVELELRPLEATDGAEGTEGTGDTGDMQHAGGADGADRTGASADGTGLRLRVCDSGPGIPYEQRELVFAEGWSTKPPPAHGKRGLGLALVRRLAERHGGSARVGEGAGGGAEFTVVLPDALRPDPAEDGAADGADGPDRADAPSRTASPAP is encoded by the coding sequence ATGCAGCTGGCCATCGCCACCGGCGTGACCGCGCTCGCCACCGGGTTGTTCCTGGCGCCGCTCAGTGCCGAGTTCGACAACCGGGCGACCCAGCGCGCGCTGGCCATCGCGCAGTCCACCGCCGTCCAGCCCGGCCTGGCCGACCTCCTCGACTCGGGCACCGGACCCGATCCGGACGGCCCCGTGCAGCAGCGCGCCCAGCGCGTGCGGAACGCGTCCGGGGCGAGCTACGTGGTCGTGCTGGACACCCGCGGCATCCGCTGGTCGCACCCCACCGCCGCCCGCATCGGGCAGCGCGTCTCCACCGACCCCGGCCCGGCCCTGGCCGGACGGGAGGTGCGGCACATCGACGTCGGCACCCTGGGCCGATCCGCGCGCGGCAAGGTTCCGCTGCGCGACGAGCACGGCCGGGTGGTCGGCGCCGTCTCGGTCGGCATCGGCTACGACAGCGTGCACGACAAGCTTCTGGCCGCCGTACCCGAGCTGCTGGCGTACGCGGGGGGCGCGCTGGGAGTCGGTGCGCTGGCCGCGCTGGTGGTGTCGCGGAGACTCCAGAAGCAGACGCACGACCTGGCCTTCTCCGACATCTCCGCGCTGCTGTCCGAGCGCGAGGCCATGCTGCACGGCATCCGCGAGGGCGTGGTCGCGCTCGACCGGAAGGAACGCATCCGCCTGATCAACGACGAGGCCCAGCGCCTCCTCGAACTCCGCCCGGAGGACACCGGCCGCCCACTGGAGGACGCCCTCGGCCCTGGCCGTACGACCGAGGTACTCGCGGGCCGGGTCACCGGCGCGGATCTGCTGACCGTACGCGGCAGCCGGGTGCTGGTCGCCAACCGCATGCCCACGGACGACGGCGGTGCCGTCGCCACTCTCCGCGACCGCACCGAGCTGGAGTTGCTGGGCCGCGAACTGGACAGCTCCCACGGCCTGATCGACGCCCTCCGCGCGCAGGACCACGAGCACGCCAACCGGCTGCACGTCCTGCTCGGCCTCCTCGAACTCGGGCTGTACGAGGACGCCGTGGACTACGTATCCGACGCCGTCGGCGTGCACCGCGCCACCGCGGAGCAGATCACCGGCCGGGTACGCGACCCGCTCCTCGCCGCGCTCCTGGTGGGCAAGGCGACCGTGGCCGCGGAGCGGGGCGTCGCGCTGACCGTCGCCCCGGGCACGCTGCTGCCGGACCGGCTGGTCGACCCGCGCGAACTGGTCACGATGGTCGGCAACCTCGTCGACAACGCCCTGGACGCGGCGGCCGGTTCGCAGGACGCACGGGTGGAGCTGGAGCTGCGGCCCCTGGAGGCCACGGACGGCGCGGAGGGTACGGAGGGCACTGGGGACACCGGGGACATGCAGCACGCCGGGGGCGCGGACGGCGCGGACCGTACGGGCGCCTCCGCGGACGGCACCGGCCTGCGGCTGCGGGTGTGCGACAGCGGGCCCGGCATCCCGTACGAGCAGCGCGAACTCGTCTTCGCCGAGGGCTGGTCCACCAAACCGCCGCCCGCGCACGGCAAGCGCGGCCTCGGGCTGGCGCTCGTACGGCGGCTTGCGGAGCGGCACGGGGGCAGCGCGCGGGTCGGCGAAGGGGCGGGCGGCGGCGCCGAGTTCACGGTCGTACTGCCGGACGCGCTCCGTCCTGATCCGGCCGAGGACGGCGCGGCGGACGGTGCCGACGGGCCGGACCGGGCGGACGCCCCCTCCCGTACGGCTTCCCCCGCGCCTTGA
- a CDS encoding LacI family DNA-binding transcriptional regulator, giving the protein MTRRLAQVAQKVGVSEATVSRVLNGKPGVSEATRQAVLTALDVLGYERPTQLRGERGRLVGLVLPELQNPIFPAFAEAVGGALAQQGLTPVLCTQTPGGIQETDYIDLLLQQQVSGVIFAGGLYAQADAPHDHYQLLADRRLPVVLINAAIAKLGFPCVSCDDASAVEQAWRHLASLGHERIGMVLGPADHVPSRRKLDAARAVARAGGGRLPDEYVARAMYSLEGGQAATTRLLERGVTGVICASDPIALGAVRAARRRGLEVPRDLSVIGYDDSALMTCVDPPLSTVRQPIEAMGRAAVDLLTAQIAGREVARDELLFEPELVVRASTGPAADGPADGGTDGGGEG; this is encoded by the coding sequence ATGACACGACGACTTGCTCAGGTGGCACAGAAGGTGGGCGTCAGCGAGGCCACGGTCAGCCGGGTGCTCAACGGGAAGCCGGGCGTCTCGGAGGCCACCCGGCAGGCCGTTCTCACGGCGCTGGACGTGCTCGGCTACGAGCGCCCCACGCAGCTGCGCGGTGAGCGCGGCCGCCTTGTCGGGCTGGTGCTGCCGGAGCTCCAGAACCCCATCTTCCCGGCCTTCGCCGAGGCGGTCGGCGGCGCGCTCGCGCAGCAGGGGCTGACCCCGGTGCTGTGCACGCAGACGCCCGGCGGCATCCAGGAGACCGACTACATCGACCTCCTGCTGCAGCAGCAGGTCTCCGGGGTGATCTTCGCGGGCGGGCTGTACGCGCAGGCCGACGCGCCGCACGACCACTACCAGCTGCTCGCCGACCGCCGGCTGCCGGTCGTCCTGATCAACGCGGCCATCGCCAAGCTCGGTTTCCCCTGCGTGTCCTGTGACGACGCCAGCGCCGTGGAGCAGGCGTGGCGGCACCTCGCCTCGCTCGGGCACGAGCGGATCGGCATGGTGCTCGGCCCGGCCGACCACGTGCCGTCCCGGCGCAAGCTGGACGCCGCGCGCGCGGTGGCGCGCGCCGGCGGCGGCCGGCTGCCGGACGAGTACGTGGCGCGGGCGATGTACTCGCTGGAGGGCGGCCAGGCCGCCACCACGCGGCTGCTGGAGCGCGGGGTCACCGGGGTGATCTGCGCGAGCGACCCGATCGCGCTGGGAGCGGTGCGGGCGGCGCGGCGGCGCGGGCTGGAGGTGCCCCGCGACCTGTCGGTCATCGGCTACGACGACTCGGCGCTGATGACGTGCGTAGACCCGCCGCTGAGCACCGTACGGCAGCCGATCGAGGCGATGGGGCGTGCCGCGGTGGACCTGCTGACGGCGCAGATCGCGGGCCGGGAGGTGGCGCGGGACGAGCTGCTGTTCGAGCCGGAGCTGGTCGTACGGGCGTCCACCGGGCCGGCGGCCGACGGCCCCGCGGACGGCGGCACGGACGGCGGCGGGGAGGGCTGA
- a CDS encoding extracellular solute-binding protein encodes MRRTGSRRIQTAVTTALATALVLSVTAACGSDGDNGDRGGGGKVELDINGQPPSSQQQERALFDADVKAFEKANPDIDLVPHEGFMEPKTFQTKLAGGKLEDVFYTYFTDPAGLIAKRQAADITEHVKDLPHYGDIKPELLKIYQDEEGRQFGLPTANYSMGLVYNRKLFEQAGLDPDRPPATWDEVRAAAKKISGLGKGHVGYADLSKNNQGGWHFTAELYSRGGTVAKQDGDTWKASFNDSRGEAVLRTLHDMRWKDGSMGSKQLLEDADLQRMMGAGKLGMYVAAGDNIPVVVKEFDGQYDDYGLAPVPEGRGTLIGGEGYMFNPKASPEQIKAGVKWIHWRFLTPETIERTAKWHHKRKLPVGLPVAPTPDNWNGATRQAVEKIKKANANVPVGNYAAFTDKNVPGVIEPPEAQQVYAALDKTMQAVLTKEDADIGGLLDKAEDEVNQIYARVR; translated from the coding sequence ATGAGACGCACCGGGTCCCGCCGTATCCAGACCGCGGTCACCACCGCACTCGCCACCGCGCTCGTCCTCTCCGTCACCGCCGCCTGCGGCTCCGACGGCGACAACGGCGACAGGGGAGGCGGCGGCAAGGTCGAGCTGGACATCAACGGCCAGCCGCCCAGCAGCCAGCAGCAGGAGCGCGCGCTCTTCGACGCCGACGTGAAGGCGTTCGAGAAGGCCAATCCGGACATCGACCTGGTGCCGCACGAGGGCTTCATGGAGCCGAAGACGTTCCAGACGAAGCTCGCCGGCGGCAAGCTCGAGGACGTCTTCTACACCTACTTCACGGACCCCGCGGGCCTCATAGCCAAGCGGCAGGCCGCCGACATCACCGAGCACGTGAAGGACCTGCCGCACTACGGGGACATCAAGCCCGAGCTGCTGAAGATCTACCAGGACGAGGAGGGCCGCCAGTTCGGCCTCCCGACCGCCAACTACTCGATGGGCCTGGTCTACAACCGGAAGCTGTTCGAGCAGGCCGGGCTCGACCCCGACCGGCCGCCCGCCACCTGGGACGAGGTGCGCGCCGCGGCCAAGAAGATCTCCGGACTCGGCAAGGGCCACGTGGGCTACGCCGATCTGTCCAAGAACAACCAGGGCGGCTGGCACTTCACCGCCGAGCTGTACTCGCGCGGCGGCACCGTCGCGAAGCAGGACGGTGACACGTGGAAGGCGTCCTTCAACGACTCGAGGGGCGAGGCCGTCCTGCGCACCCTGCACGACATGCGCTGGAAGGACGGCTCCATGGGCAGCAAGCAGCTGCTCGAGGACGCCGACCTGCAGCGCATGATGGGGGCCGGCAAGCTCGGGATGTACGTCGCCGCCGGTGACAACATCCCCGTCGTCGTCAAGGAGTTCGACGGCCAGTACGACGACTACGGCCTGGCCCCGGTCCCCGAGGGCAGGGGCACGCTGATCGGCGGCGAGGGGTACATGTTCAACCCCAAGGCGTCCCCCGAGCAGATCAAGGCCGGGGTGAAGTGGATCCACTGGCGGTTCCTCACCCCGGAGACCATCGAGCGGACCGCCAAATGGCACCACAAGCGGAAGCTCCCCGTGGGGCTGCCCGTCGCGCCCACCCCGGACAACTGGAACGGCGCGACCCGGCAGGCCGTGGAGAAGATCAAGAAGGCGAACGCCAACGTCCCGGTGGGCAACTACGCGGCGTTCACCGACAAGAACGTGCCCGGCGTGATCGAACCGCCCGAGGCCCAACAGGTCTACGCCGCCCTCGACAAGACCATGCAGGCGGTGCTCACCAAGGAGGACGCCGACATCGGCGGCCTGCTGGACAAGGCCGAGGACGAGGTCAACCAGATCTACGCACGCGTCCGATGA
- a CDS encoding carbohydrate ABC transporter permease, with protein sequence MTVTTGTSVTSRPAAAPGGPYRPAEQLRARRRRRLGEHATAYGFLCAALAVFALFSWYPIVRNVLLAFQDVNFATGNSWVGLENFRRLADDPLVGTAWKNSALFTLYALLLGYAVPFAAAVVVNEFRHARAYFRILVYLPVMLPPVVVALMWNWFYDPGPGLINELLRTVHLPTSSWVDSADTSLVSLVIVATWANMGTTTLIYLAALQTIPGELYEAAELDGANLWQRIRHVTIPQTRFVLLILLLLQVVATMQVFTEPFVMTGGGPEDSTVTVMLLIYRYAFVYNDFGTASALSLLLLLVLALFSAAYLRLTRTRET encoded by the coding sequence ATGACCGTCACGACGGGCACCTCCGTGACGTCGCGGCCCGCCGCCGCACCCGGCGGCCCGTACCGCCCGGCGGAGCAGCTGCGGGCACGGCGCCGCAGGCGGCTCGGCGAGCACGCCACCGCGTACGGGTTCCTCTGCGCCGCGCTGGCCGTCTTCGCCCTGTTCTCCTGGTACCCGATCGTGCGGAACGTGCTGCTCGCCTTCCAGGACGTGAACTTCGCGACCGGGAACAGCTGGGTGGGTCTGGAGAACTTCCGGCGGCTGGCCGACGACCCGCTCGTCGGCACCGCCTGGAAGAACTCCGCGCTGTTCACGCTCTACGCCCTGCTGCTCGGCTACGCCGTGCCCTTCGCGGCCGCCGTCGTCGTCAACGAGTTCCGGCACGCCCGCGCGTACTTCCGCATCCTCGTCTACCTGCCGGTGATGCTCCCGCCGGTGGTCGTCGCGCTGATGTGGAACTGGTTCTACGACCCGGGGCCCGGCCTGATCAACGAGCTGCTGCGGACCGTACACCTGCCGACGTCCTCGTGGGTCGACTCCGCCGACACCTCGCTCGTCTCGCTGGTCATCGTGGCCACCTGGGCGAACATGGGCACCACCACGCTGATCTATCTGGCCGCGCTCCAGACCATCCCGGGGGAGCTGTACGAGGCGGCTGAGCTGGACGGCGCGAACCTGTGGCAGCGGATCCGCCACGTCACCATCCCGCAGACCAGGTTCGTGCTGCTGATCCTGTTGCTGCTGCAAGTCGTCGCCACCATGCAGGTGTTCACGGAGCCCTTCGTCATGACCGGAGGCGGACCGGAGGACTCCACCGTCACCGTGATGCTGCTGATCTACCGCTACGCGTTCGTCTACAACGACTTCGGCACCGCCAGCGCGCTCAGCCTGCTGCTCCTGCTCGTCCTGGCGCTGTTCTCCGCCGCGTATCTGCGGCTCACCCGGACCCGAGAGACGTGA
- a CDS encoding carbohydrate ABC transporter permease, which yields MRTLIRPAVLRTRRGRTVYWAVLALVLLLFTVAFVIPLYWMGTGAVKSAPEVAQNPPTYVPREWQLGNFAEAWQELDLTRYFLNTLLLVGGAWLFQLAVQIPAAYALSKLRPRYGNLVLGLMLVTLMMPVTALLVPVYLTVVDVPLLGLNLIDTPAAVWLPAGANAFNIYILKNFFDRVPDELLDAARMDGAGPVTTMVRVVLPLSRPIIAVVSILSIVTAWKDFIWPLVVLPDPAKQPISVFLQRVAPDIPLNILIAGLVLASAPLIALFLVFQRQILSGLTAGSLKG from the coding sequence ATGCGCACCCTGATCCGACCCGCCGTGCTCCGCACCCGGCGCGGCAGGACCGTCTACTGGGCGGTGCTGGCCCTCGTCCTCCTGCTGTTCACCGTCGCGTTCGTCATACCGCTGTACTGGATGGGCACCGGGGCGGTGAAGAGCGCGCCGGAGGTGGCCCAGAACCCGCCGACGTACGTGCCGCGGGAATGGCAACTCGGGAACTTCGCCGAGGCCTGGCAGGAGCTGGACCTGACCCGCTACTTCCTCAACACCCTGCTGCTCGTGGGCGGCGCGTGGCTGTTCCAGCTCGCCGTGCAGATCCCCGCCGCGTACGCGCTGTCCAAGCTGCGCCCGCGGTACGGGAACCTGGTGCTCGGGCTGATGCTCGTCACGCTGATGATGCCGGTGACGGCGCTGCTCGTGCCCGTCTACCTCACCGTCGTCGACGTGCCGCTGCTCGGCCTGAACCTGATCGACACCCCGGCGGCCGTCTGGCTGCCGGCCGGCGCCAACGCGTTCAACATCTACATCCTGAAGAACTTCTTCGACCGCGTCCCCGACGAACTCCTCGACGCCGCCCGCATGGACGGCGCCGGGCCCGTCACCACCATGGTGCGCGTCGTGCTGCCGCTGTCCCGGCCGATCATCGCGGTGGTGTCCATCCTGTCCATCGTCACGGCGTGGAAGGACTTCATCTGGCCGCTCGTGGTCCTGCCCGACCCGGCGAAGCAGCCGATCAGCGTCTTCCTGCAGCGAGTGGCCCCGGACATCCCGCTGAACATCCTGATCGCCGGACTCGTGCTGGCCAGCGCCCCGCTGATCGCGCTGTTCCTCGTCTTCCAGCGGCAGATCCTGTCCGGTCTCACCGCAGGCAGCCTGAAGGGCTGA
- a CDS encoding glycoside hydrolase family 13 protein: MPHSGHDWWRDAAIYQVYVRSFADADGDGTGDLAGVRARLPYLAELGVDALWFNPWYLSPMADGGYDVADYRAVDPAFGTLDEAEKLISEARELGLRTIVDIVPNHISDRHPWFRAALADPDAEERALFHFRPGRGPDGAEPPNGWTSEFGGPAWTRTVNPDGTPGDWYLHLFTARQPDLNWARTEVRKEHEDVLRFWFERGAAGVRIDSAALLCKDPALPDLADGEPHPYVDRDELHDVYRAWRAVADEYDGVLIGELWLPDTDRFVRYLRPDELHTAFNFDFLACPWDAARLRASVDLTLAAHAPVGAPATWVLCNHDVTRTVTRYGRTDSGFDFAAKRFDTPTDLALGTRRARAAALLSLALPGSVYLYQGEELGLPEAAVPPDRIEDPMHFRSGGVDPGRDGCRVPLPWEGARPPYGFGEGAEPWLPQPADWAPYAAARQGDDPESMLSLYRAALRVRRGEPGFGGGDFRWLDAPDGVLAFARGEGLSCLVNLSPQPVDLPAPCGLLLASGPLDDAGRLPQDTAAWLRSA, translated from the coding sequence GTGCCCCACTCCGGTCACGACTGGTGGCGTGATGCTGCCATTTACCAGGTTTATGTGCGAAGTTTCGCCGACGCGGACGGCGACGGCACGGGCGACCTGGCAGGCGTACGCGCGCGGCTCCCGTATCTAGCCGAACTCGGCGTCGACGCCCTCTGGTTCAACCCCTGGTACCTGTCCCCGATGGCCGACGGCGGATACGACGTGGCCGACTACCGCGCCGTCGACCCCGCCTTCGGCACCCTCGACGAGGCCGAGAAGCTGATCTCCGAGGCGCGCGAACTGGGCCTGCGCACCATCGTCGACATCGTCCCGAACCACATCTCCGACCGGCACCCCTGGTTCCGCGCCGCCCTCGCCGACCCGGACGCCGAGGAGCGCGCCCTCTTCCACTTCCGGCCCGGCCGCGGCCCGGACGGCGCCGAGCCGCCGAACGGCTGGACCTCCGAGTTCGGCGGCCCCGCCTGGACCCGTACGGTCAACCCCGACGGCACACCGGGGGACTGGTACCTGCACCTGTTCACGGCACGCCAGCCGGACCTCAACTGGGCGCGCACGGAGGTGCGCAAGGAGCACGAGGATGTGCTCCGCTTCTGGTTCGAGCGGGGCGCCGCCGGCGTACGGATCGACTCCGCCGCGCTCCTCTGCAAGGACCCCGCGCTGCCCGACCTCGCCGACGGCGAGCCGCATCCGTACGTCGACCGGGACGAGCTGCACGACGTCTACCGCGCCTGGCGGGCGGTCGCCGACGAGTACGACGGCGTCCTCATCGGCGAACTGTGGCTGCCCGACACCGACCGCTTCGTGCGCTACCTGCGCCCCGACGAGCTGCACACCGCCTTCAACTTCGACTTCCTCGCCTGCCCCTGGGACGCCGCACGGCTGCGCGCCTCCGTCGATCTGACCCTGGCCGCGCACGCCCCCGTCGGCGCCCCCGCCACCTGGGTGCTGTGCAACCACGACGTGACCCGCACGGTCACCCGCTACGGTCGTACGGACAGCGGGTTCGACTTCGCCGCCAAGCGCTTCGACACCCCCACCGACCTGGCGCTCGGCACCCGGCGCGCACGCGCCGCCGCGCTGCTGTCGCTCGCGCTGCCCGGGTCCGTCTACCTCTACCAGGGCGAGGAACTGGGCCTTCCGGAAGCGGCGGTCCCGCCGGACCGCATCGAGGACCCCATGCACTTCCGCTCCGGCGGCGTCGACCCCGGCCGGGACGGCTGCCGCGTACCGCTGCCGTGGGAGGGCGCGCGGCCGCCGTACGGGTTCGGGGAGGGCGCCGAGCCGTGGCTGCCGCAGCCCGCGGACTGGGCCCCGTACGCGGCGGCACGCCAGGGGGACGACCCGGAGTCGATGCTCTCGCTGTACCGCGCGGCGCTGCGGGTCCGCCGCGGCGAACCGGGCTTCGGCGGCGGCGACTTCCGCTGGCTGGACGCGCCGGACGGCGTGCTGGCCTTCGCCCGCGGGGAGGGGCTGAGCTGCCTCGTCAACCTGTCCCCGCAACCCGTGGACCTGCCCGCGCCGTGCGGACTGCTGCTCGCCAGCGGCCCGCTGGACGACGCGGGCCGGCTGCCCCAGGACACGGCGGCCTGGCTGCGCTCCGCATAG
- a CDS encoding glycosyl hydrolase family 28-related protein: protein MTGMTREGRPAVWRRRPLRAALAAVACAAVVGGLGALPDTAEAGAPEAPEATAGAELPFTSMEAEAATTDGTVIGPDYTQGTVASEASGRQAVKLAAGQSVEFELTGAANAVNVAYNVPDGQEGTLAVRVNGEPVDGELKTTAKYSYMDTPWIAGSKTHHLFADARVQFGRDAAAGDTVTLEAGSETTVDVADFEQVAAPAEMPSGAVSVVDHGADPTGAQDSAQAFKDAIAAAQGGTVWIPEGDFLLGSELSGVQNVTIQGAGNWHSVVHGSRFINQTQSAGNVHLKDFAVFGEVTERVDNNPDNFVNGSLGAGSSVSGMWLQNLKVGLWLTGTNDNLAVEGNRFVGMAADGLNLNGTAKNVTVSNNFLRNTGDDSLAMWSLNAANENCSFTDNTIVQPNLANGIAIYGGTDITVSNNLIKDTNALGSGIAISNQKFLDPFFPLAGTITVDGNELVRTGAMNPNWEHPMGALRVDSYNSAIEAQVEITNTTATDSPWSVFEFVSGGGTGLPVENVTVRGAVIENAGTVAVQAETQGEVTFSDVVLTGESVAGVYNCPYPEGSGTFTVQDGGGNSGWDTEWEDCGTWPEPGGAPAGS from the coding sequence ATGACGGGCATGACAAGGGAAGGAAGACCGGCCGTTTGGCGGCGCAGGCCGCTGCGCGCCGCGCTCGCGGCGGTGGCGTGTGCCGCCGTCGTCGGCGGGCTGGGCGCGCTGCCGGACACCGCGGAGGCGGGCGCTCCGGAAGCGCCGGAGGCCACCGCCGGGGCCGAGCTGCCCTTCACCTCGATGGAGGCGGAGGCTGCCACCACCGACGGCACCGTGATCGGTCCGGACTACACGCAGGGCACCGTGGCGTCGGAGGCGTCCGGCCGGCAGGCCGTGAAGCTGGCGGCCGGGCAGAGCGTGGAGTTCGAGCTGACGGGCGCCGCGAACGCGGTGAACGTCGCGTACAACGTGCCCGACGGGCAGGAGGGCACGCTCGCGGTGCGGGTCAACGGCGAGCCGGTGGACGGCGAGCTGAAGACCACCGCGAAGTACAGCTACATGGACACCCCGTGGATCGCGGGCTCCAAGACGCACCACCTGTTCGCCGACGCCCGCGTGCAGTTCGGGCGGGACGCGGCGGCAGGGGACACCGTGACCCTGGAGGCGGGCTCCGAGACCACCGTCGACGTCGCCGACTTCGAGCAGGTGGCGGCGCCCGCCGAGATGCCGTCCGGCGCGGTCTCCGTCGTGGACCACGGCGCCGACCCCACCGGAGCGCAGGACTCCGCGCAGGCGTTCAAGGACGCGATCGCCGCCGCGCAGGGCGGCACCGTGTGGATTCCCGAGGGTGACTTCCTGCTGGGCTCCGAGCTGAGCGGCGTACAGAACGTCACCATCCAGGGCGCGGGCAACTGGCACTCGGTCGTGCACGGTTCCCGCTTCATCAACCAGACGCAGTCCGCCGGCAACGTCCACCTCAAGGACTTCGCCGTCTTCGGCGAGGTCACCGAGCGGGTGGACAACAATCCGGACAACTTCGTCAACGGCTCGCTGGGCGCGGGCTCGTCCGTGTCCGGCATGTGGCTGCAGAACCTCAAGGTCGGGCTGTGGCTGACCGGCACCAACGACAACCTCGCCGTCGAGGGGAACCGCTTCGTCGGCATGGCCGCGGACGGGCTGAACCTGAACGGAACGGCCAAGAACGTCACCGTCAGCAATAACTTCCTGCGCAACACCGGTGACGACTCGCTCGCCATGTGGTCACTGAACGCCGCCAACGAGAACTGCTCGTTCACGGACAACACGATCGTGCAGCCCAACCTGGCCAACGGCATCGCCATTTACGGCGGCACCGACATCACCGTCAGCAACAACCTGATCAAGGACACGAACGCGCTGGGCAGCGGCATCGCGATCTCCAACCAGAAGTTCCTCGACCCGTTCTTCCCGCTCGCCGGCACCATCACGGTGGACGGGAACGAGCTCGTACGCACCGGCGCGATGAACCCCAACTGGGAGCACCCGATGGGCGCGCTGCGCGTCGACTCGTACAACTCGGCCATCGAGGCGCAGGTCGAGATCACCAACACGACCGCCACGGACAGCCCGTGGAGCGTGTTCGAGTTCGTCTCCGGCGGCGGCACCGGGCTGCCCGTGGAGAACGTGACCGTGCGGGGCGCCGTGATCGAGAACGCGGGCACGGTGGCCGTACAGGCCGAGACGCAGGGCGAGGTGACGTTCAGCGATGTCGTCCTGACGGGCGAGAGCGTCGCGGGCGTCTACAACTGCCCGTACCCGGAGGGCAGCGGCACCTTCACCGTCCAGGACGGCGGCGGCAACTCCGGCTGGGACACCGAATGGGAGGACTGCGGCACCTGGCCCGAGCCGGGCGGGGCGCCCGCCGGCTCCTGA
- a CDS encoding CobW family GTP-binding protein, with the protein MTTRAIPVVVLAGFLGSGKTTLLNHLLRSSGGTRIGAVVNDFGSIEIDAMTVAGQADAMVSLGDGCLCCAVDTSDLDEVLETLARPSARMDVIVVEASGLAEPETLIRMILGSGNPHIVYGGLVEVVDAAEFTRTRARHPELDRHAGIADLVVLNKADRVAEGDAAGLLATLSRLAPGTPVVTAAYGRVDPELLFDRPRRERPAVEQLSFDQLVRDEHEAREAERACADGDGHGGHLHAAYESVEFTSDEPMDPRRLTAFLDARPDGLYRIKGFVDFGPGDPERKYAVHAVGGFLRFQPLPWGRTEPRRTQLVLIGAGVDADSLRDALAAARSDPRREPGPERRDPDPYGMWGVLRYVDDPAERDEDPQIDEVEGPEEAEAPDPYETAGPYGTEEPYDPLLTR; encoded by the coding sequence GTGACCACGCGAGCGATCCCGGTCGTCGTCCTCGCCGGCTTCCTCGGCTCCGGCAAGACCACCCTGCTCAACCACCTGCTGCGGAGCAGCGGCGGCACCCGGATCGGCGCCGTCGTCAACGACTTCGGCAGCATCGAGATCGACGCCATGACGGTCGCAGGCCAGGCCGACGCGATGGTCTCGCTCGGCGACGGCTGCCTGTGCTGCGCGGTGGACACCAGCGACCTGGACGAGGTGCTGGAGACGCTGGCCCGGCCCAGCGCCCGTATGGACGTGATCGTCGTGGAGGCCAGCGGACTGGCCGAGCCGGAGACGCTGATCCGGATGATCCTCGGCAGCGGGAATCCGCACATCGTGTACGGCGGGCTCGTCGAGGTCGTCGACGCCGCCGAGTTCACGCGTACCCGCGCCAGGCATCCGGAGCTGGACCGGCACGCCGGCATCGCCGACCTCGTCGTCCTGAACAAGGCGGACCGGGTGGCCGAGGGCGACGCGGCCGGGCTGCTGGCGACGCTGTCCCGGCTGGCGCCGGGCACCCCGGTGGTCACGGCCGCGTACGGACGCGTCGACCCGGAGCTGCTGTTCGACCGGCCGCGGCGCGAACGGCCCGCCGTGGAGCAGCTGTCGTTCGACCAGCTGGTCCGGGACGAGCACGAGGCGCGCGAGGCGGAACGGGCGTGCGCGGACGGCGACGGGCATGGCGGGCACCTGCACGCGGCGTACGAGAGCGTCGAGTTCACCTCGGACGAGCCGATGGATCCGCGCCGGCTGACGGCCTTCCTGGACGCCCGCCCGGACGGGCTCTACCGCATCAAGGGCTTCGTCGACTTCGGCCCGGGCGACCCGGAACGGAAGTACGCCGTCCACGCCGTCGGCGGCTTCCTCCGCTTCCAGCCGCTGCCCTGGGGCCGTACGGAGCCGCGGCGCACGCAGCTCGTGCTGATCGGCGCCGGGGTCGACGCGGACTCGCTGCGGGACGCGCTGGCGGCGGCCCGCAGCGACCCTCGGCGGGAGCCGGGGCCGGAGCGCCGGGACCCGGATCCGTACGGGATGTGGGGCGTGCTGCGGTACGTGGACGACCCGGCGGAGCGGGACGAGGACCCCCAGATTGATGAAGTGGAGGGACCCGAGGAGGCCGAGGCGCCCGATCCGTACGAGACGGCGGGGCCGTACGGCACCGAGGAGCCGTACGACCCGCTGCTCACGCGCTAG